One stretch of Deltaproteobacteria bacterium DNA includes these proteins:
- a CDS encoding flavodoxin family protein, protein MKVLGVVTSHRRLGNTEILVKEALMSAEEEGAEVEIIRWTDHQVLSCEGLATCLFSGVGCKLKDKDDHNYLLEKIYECDGLVFGSPCYIKEATAIVKQFIDRLFVLTSQPSRARGKPAVIIMPYATRGWTQYAFLQPNILLGQLGMLVIDRALVHTQGMSEAIAHPEGLERVRGMGKALAIAIKTGDTTYRGEPGVCPICHDRIIRIHKDNETVECGTCGMTGHLSIEDGKIEVHFPEEQINWIRSGASGHAAYEILPSKDYFRKLKPLLKEGRQKYRQYLHIDREPAKSSDRGQ, encoded by the coding sequence ATGAAGGTTTTGGGCGTCGTGACAAGCCATAGACGGCTGGGCAATACAGAGATATTGGTCAAGGAAGCATTAATGAGCGCTGAGGAGGAAGGGGCTGAAGTCGAAATAATAAGATGGACGGACCATCAAGTACTTTCATGTGAAGGATTAGCCACATGCTTATTCAGCGGCGTGGGGTGCAAACTTAAGGATAAGGATGACCATAATTACCTGCTGGAAAAGATATACGAGTGTGACGGCCTTGTTTTCGGGTCCCCTTGCTATATCAAGGAGGCGACTGCAATAGTGAAGCAGTTCATTGACCGTTTGTTTGTTCTAACTAGTCAGCCTTCCCGGGCCCGAGGAAAGCCGGCCGTAATCATTATGCCTTATGCCACCCGGGGGTGGACACAGTACGCCTTTTTGCAGCCAAATATCCTGCTTGGTCAGCTGGGGATGTTAGTCATTGACAGGGCGCTCGTTCATACTCAGGGTATGAGCGAAGCCATAGCTCATCCGGAGGGGCTTGAGAGAGTCCGCGGCATGGGGAAAGCACTGGCAATAGCAATTAAAACTGGAGATACCACCTATCGAGGCGAGCCTGGGGTGTGCCCCATTTGCCATGATCGCATCATCCGCATCCATAAGGATAATGAGACTGTAGAATGCGGTACTTGCGGCATGACAGGCCATCTCAGCATAGAGGATGGCAAGATTGAAGTACATTTCCCAGAGGAGCAGATTAATTGGATCCGCTCAGGTGCATCCGGCCACGCAGCCTACGAAATATTGCCTTCAAAAGACTACTTTCGGAAGTTAAAACCTCTGCTCAAGGAAGGACGACAGAAGTATCGGCAGTATTTGCATATTGATCGCGAGCCTGCAAAATCTAGCGACAGGGGGCAATAA